In Streptococcus dysgalactiae subsp. dysgalactiae, the following are encoded in one genomic region:
- a CDS encoding pyridoxal phosphate-dependent aminotransferase, which produces MTKLSRRVLDMEESVTLAAGARAKTLKAQGRDILSLTLGEPDFITPKNIQDKAIESIRNGKASFYTVASGLPELKAAIATYMENQYGYPLAANEIVAGTGAKFILYAFFMAVLNPGDQVLIPTPYWVSYSDQVKMAEGQPIFIQGLEENQFKVTVDQLEAARTDRTKVVLINSPSNPTGMIYGADELRAIGEWAVAHDIIILADDIYGSLVYNGNQFIPISTLSEAIRCQTITVNGVAKSYAMTGWRVGFAVGDPEIIAAMSKIIGQTTSNLATVSQYAAIEAFAGDQSSLEGMRLAFEERLNTIYPLLNQVPGFEVMKPQGAFYLFPNVKKAMTMTGFTNVTAFTDAILEEVGLAVVSGEGFGAPENIRLSYATDLETLKEAVRRLTVFMDRRTVTN; this is translated from the coding sequence ATGACCAAACTATCGAGGCGTGTGTTGGACATGGAAGAAAGTGTGACTCTGGCAGCTGGTGCTAGAGCCAAGACTTTAAAAGCTCAGGGACGCGATATTTTAAGTTTAACTTTAGGCGAGCCTGACTTTATCACACCGAAAAATATCCAAGATAAGGCTATTGAATCCATTCGAAATGGAAAAGCTAGCTTTTACACCGTTGCTTCAGGACTCCCAGAATTAAAGGCTGCCATCGCTACTTACATGGAGAATCAATATGGCTATCCTTTAGCTGCCAATGAAATTGTGGCAGGGACAGGTGCGAAGTTTATCCTTTACGCTTTCTTTATGGCTGTTTTAAATCCTGGAGACCAAGTTTTAATTCCAACGCCTTACTGGGTGTCTTATTCAGATCAAGTGAAAATGGCAGAAGGACAGCCAATCTTTATCCAGGGATTAGAAGAAAATCAGTTCAAGGTTACGGTTGATCAGCTAGAAGCAGCCAGAACTGATCGAACCAAAGTGGTTTTGATTAATTCGCCATCAAATCCAACTGGGATGATTTATGGAGCTGATGAATTAAGAGCTATTGGTGAGTGGGCAGTGGCACATGATATTATCATTTTAGCTGATGATATTTATGGTTCCTTAGTTTATAATGGCAATCAGTTTATTCCTATTTCAACGCTCTCAGAGGCAATTCGTTGTCAAACCATTACAGTTAACGGGGTGGCTAAAAGTTATGCCATGACAGGATGGCGAGTTGGTTTTGCTGTTGGGGATCCTGAGATTATTGCCGCTATGAGCAAGATTATTGGACAGACAACATCCAATTTAGCAACGGTTTCACAATATGCGGCTATTGAAGCCTTCGCAGGTGATCAGTCGTCGTTGGAAGGCATGCGGTTGGCCTTTGAAGAACGTCTAAATACTATTTACCCACTTTTAAATCAGGTGCCAGGATTTGAGGTGATGAAACCTCAAGGAGCCTTTTACCTCTTCCCAAATGTCAAGAAAGCTATGACAATGACAGGTTTTACAAATGTAACAGCCTTTACAGATGCTATCTTAGAAGAGGTTGGTCTGGCTGTCGTCAGTGGTGAAGGATTTGGAGCGCCTGAGAATATTCGGTTGAGCTATGCTACTGATTTAGAGACTTTAAAAGAAGCTGTGAGACGGTTGACGGTTTTTATGGACCGCCGCACAGTAACGAATTAA
- a CDS encoding bifunctional DnaQ family exonuclease/ATP-dependent helicase, whose translation MSNEMTRKYAVVDLEATNAGATAAIIQVGIVIIEGKEVVETYQTDINPHEPLSDHIKALTGITDAQLAQAPEFSQVAKTIYELISDCVFVAHNVKFDANLLAEALFFEGYELLTPRVDTVELAQIFYPSLEKYTLGHLSAELGLELEEAHTAIADARATAALFIKLLQKIDSLPKECLESLLPYADSLLFETAMVIEQGFNQAKSYDPRTYVHLGKMLLPKHPKGQSSPYQLSKQFAINMALLGLEERSKQASFAQLIEADYHQRQASFIEAQTGIGKTYGYLLPLLAQEDHNQIIVSVPTKILQDQLMANEIAAIQERFHITCHSLKGPANYLKLEAFAESLEQEDQNRLVNRYKMQLLIWLLETKTGDLDEIKQKQRFAAYFDQLKHDGILSQSSDFYDYDFWQNSYVKAQTARVVITNHAYFLHRVQDDKDFAKNKVLVFDEAQKLMLQLDQLSRHQLNLSHLLQSLQAKLSTPLPLLEKRLLESLVFELGQLSSDFYQNQGEQQTPDWSRIAGYAKELPGVDYQDLQAFFAVATDDYWLSSDKQEDKRVTYLNSASKEFIHFRQFLPETVKTYFVSATLTISPEVTLADLLGFEEYLYHVIATDKKEDQLVLVDQDMPIVTEVSDQTYVEAIAKRIENLKQEGYPILVLFNAKKHLLKVSDCLDQWQVPHLAQEKNGTAYNIKKRFDRGEQSILLGLGSFWEGVDFVVADRMITVITRLPFDHPEDLFVKKMGHYLLGKGKNPFKAYFLPMAILRLKQAIGRTMRRQDQKSVVLILDRRLLTKSYGHAIWDSLGQEFVISQQNFPDSLVEMARFLL comes from the coding sequence ATGAGTAATGAAATGACGAGAAAATATGCGGTTGTTGATTTGGAAGCAACTAACGCAGGAGCAACCGCAGCTATTATCCAGGTGGGGATTGTCATTATTGAGGGAAAAGAAGTTGTCGAAACTTACCAAACAGATATTAATCCCCATGAGCCCTTATCCGATCATATTAAGGCTTTGACAGGAATTACAGATGCCCAGTTAGCTCAAGCTCCCGAGTTTTCACAGGTTGCTAAAACCATTTATGAGTTAATTAGTGATTGTGTTTTTGTGGCCCATAATGTTAAGTTCGATGCTAATTTATTAGCGGAAGCTCTCTTTTTTGAAGGCTATGAGCTATTGACGCCTCGGGTAGACACTGTCGAATTGGCTCAGATTTTTTACCCTAGTCTTGAAAAGTATACCCTTGGCCATTTGTCAGCTGAATTGGGTCTGGAACTGGAAGAAGCGCATACAGCTATTGCAGATGCTAGAGCCACGGCGGCTCTATTTATTAAGCTTTTGCAGAAAATTGACAGCCTCCCAAAAGAATGCTTGGAGAGTCTACTGCCTTATGCTGATAGTCTTTTGTTTGAAACAGCGATGGTCATTGAACAGGGGTTTAATCAAGCCAAGTCCTATGATCCGAGAACGTATGTTCATCTTGGTAAGATGCTATTACCTAAGCACCCAAAAGGGCAATCATCTCCATACCAATTATCGAAGCAATTTGCTATCAATATGGCTCTTTTGGGATTAGAAGAGCGCTCTAAACAAGCTAGCTTTGCTCAACTGATTGAAGCCGATTATCATCAAAGGCAGGCGAGTTTTATCGAAGCCCAGACCGGTATTGGAAAAACCTATGGCTATTTGTTGCCTCTTTTAGCCCAAGAAGACCATAACCAAATTATTGTTAGTGTCCCGACCAAGATATTACAGGATCAATTAATGGCTAATGAAATAGCAGCTATTCAAGAACGGTTTCACATCACTTGCCATAGTTTAAAAGGCCCTGCGAATTACCTTAAATTAGAGGCCTTTGCAGAGAGTTTGGAACAAGAGGACCAAAACCGCTTGGTGAATCGGTATAAAATGCAGTTACTGATTTGGCTATTGGAAACAAAAACAGGAGACCTTGATGAGATTAAACAAAAGCAACGCTTTGCTGCTTATTTTGACCAGCTTAAACATGATGGAATCCTGAGTCAATCTTCTGATTTTTATGACTATGATTTTTGGCAAAACAGTTATGTTAAAGCCCAAACAGCTCGAGTAGTTATCACTAATCATGCTTACTTTTTACATCGGGTTCAAGATGATAAAGACTTTGCTAAAAACAAGGTTTTGGTATTTGATGAGGCTCAAAAATTAATGTTGCAGTTGGATCAACTATCTCGTCACCAGTTGAACCTTAGTCATCTGTTACAATCATTACAGGCCAAGTTAAGCACTCCCTTACCTCTTTTAGAAAAACGTCTGTTAGAAAGCCTTGTGTTTGAGTTAGGACAGCTGTCAAGTGATTTTTATCAGAATCAAGGGGAACAACAAACGCCTGATTGGTCCCGTATTGCTGGCTATGCGAAAGAATTGCCGGGAGTTGATTATCAGGATTTGCAGGCTTTTTTTGCCGTTGCTACTGATGATTACTGGTTAAGCAGCGACAAGCAAGAGGATAAGCGCGTGACTTATCTGAACAGTGCTAGTAAAGAATTTATCCATTTCCGACAATTCTTACCAGAAACGGTGAAAACCTATTTTGTCTCTGCCACCTTAACCATTAGCCCAGAAGTTACCTTAGCTGACTTATTAGGTTTTGAAGAGTATCTCTATCATGTTATTGCAACGGATAAAAAGGAAGACCAATTGGTGCTTGTTGATCAAGACATGCCTATTGTGACAGAAGTCAGTGACCAAACCTATGTGGAAGCCATTGCGAAACGAATTGAAAACTTGAAGCAAGAGGGTTATCCTATTTTGGTGCTTTTTAACGCTAAAAAACACTTGTTGAAGGTTTCAGATTGTTTAGATCAATGGCAGGTGCCTCACTTAGCGCAGGAGAAGAATGGAACAGCTTATAATATTAAAAAGCGTTTTGATAGAGGAGAACAGTCGATTTTACTGGGGTTAGGCTCTTTTTGGGAGGGAGTGGATTTTGTCGTGGCTGATCGGATGATAACTGTAATCACTCGTTTACCATTTGACCATCCGGAAGATCTTTTTGTGAAAAAAATGGGTCATTATCTATTAGGAAAAGGAAAGAATCCTTTCAAAGCCTATTTTCTTCCGATGGCTATTTTACGCTTAAAACAAGCTATTGGTCGCACGATGCGTCGACAAGATCAAAAGTCAGTTGTGTTAATATTAGATCGCCGCCTACTTACCAAGTCCTATGGTCATGCCATTTGGGATAGTTTAGGACAAGAATTCGTGATTTCTCAACAAAATTTCCCAGATAGTCTAGTAGAAATGGCTCGTTTTTTGCTATAA
- the asnS gene encoding asparagine--tRNA ligase — MTKKYVSISDVKDYVGQEVTIGAWVANKSGKGKIAFLQLRDGSAFFQAVAFKPNFIERFGEEEGAAKFDTIKRLSQETSVFVKGIVKEDERSKFGYELDVTDIEVIGESQDYPITPKEHGTDFLMDNRHLWLRSRRQAAIMQIRNAIIYASYEFFDQNGFIKFDSPILSGNAAENTTELFETDYFGNPAFLSQSGQLYLEAGMMALGRVFDFGPVFRAEKSKTRRHLTEFWMMDAEYPFLSHEESLDLQEAYVKAMIQGVLDRAPQALETLERDTDLLKKYIAEPFKRVAYDDAISLLQEHASDEDADYEAIQHGDDFGSPHETWISNYFGVPTFVVNYPASFKAFYMKPVPGNEERVLCADLLAPEGYGEIIGGSERETDYNKLLAKIEEEGLNPDDYAFYLDLRKYGSVPHCGFGLGLERMVTFVAGTKHIREAIPFPRMLHRIKP; from the coding sequence ATGACTAAAAAATACGTTTCCATTAGTGATGTAAAAGATTATGTAGGACAAGAAGTAACCATTGGCGCTTGGGTTGCCAATAAATCAGGTAAAGGAAAAATTGCCTTTCTTCAATTACGTGATGGCTCTGCTTTTTTCCAGGCTGTTGCCTTTAAACCAAACTTTATTGAGCGTTTTGGCGAGGAAGAAGGAGCTGCTAAATTTGATACTATCAAACGTTTAAGTCAAGAAACCTCTGTTTTTGTTAAAGGGATTGTCAAAGAAGATGAGCGTTCAAAATTTGGTTATGAGCTTGATGTGACAGATATTGAGGTCATCGGTGAGTCACAAGACTATCCAATCACACCAAAAGAACACGGAACAGACTTTTTGATGGACAATCGTCACTTGTGGTTACGTTCCCGTCGTCAGGCTGCTATTATGCAAATTCGTAATGCTATTATCTACGCGTCATACGAATTCTTTGACCAAAATGGCTTTATTAAATTTGATAGCCCCATTCTATCAGGAAATGCTGCAGAAAATACCACAGAACTCTTTGAAACGGATTATTTTGGAAATCCAGCTTTCCTTAGCCAATCTGGTCAATTGTACCTTGAAGCGGGAATGATGGCACTTGGTCGTGTCTTTGACTTTGGTCCTGTTTTCCGTGCTGAAAAATCCAAAACACGCCGCCACTTGACGGAATTTTGGATGATGGATGCTGAGTACCCATTCTTGTCACATGAGGAATCACTTGATCTACAAGAAGCTTATGTCAAAGCGATGATTCAAGGAGTTCTTGATCGTGCACCACAAGCCTTGGAAACCTTAGAGCGTGACACAGATCTCTTGAAAAAATATATTGCTGAGCCTTTCAAACGTGTAGCATATGATGATGCCATCAGCCTGTTACAAGAGCATGCTTCTGATGAGGACGCGGATTACGAAGCTATCCAACATGGGGATGACTTTGGTTCCCCCCATGAAACCTGGATTTCAAACTACTTTGGTGTGCCGACCTTTGTCGTTAACTATCCAGCTAGCTTTAAAGCTTTCTACATGAAGCCTGTTCCTGGCAATGAGGAGCGCGTGCTTTGTGCTGACTTATTGGCTCCAGAAGGCTATGGTGAGATCATCGGCGGCTCAGAACGTGAGACAGATTACAACAAACTATTAGCTAAAATCGAAGAAGAAGGTCTGAACCCAGATGACTATGCTTTCTACCTTGACCTTCGTAAATATGGTTCGGTTCCTCACTGTGGTTTTGGACTTGGCTTGGAACGTATGGTTACCTTCGTAGCTGGTACCAAGCATATCCGTGAAGCTATTCCATTCCCACGTATGTTACACCGTATTAAACCTTAA